The DNA sequence ggaaactcttctgggtccttgaaggtataacgttgaccggtgctcagtagtttcaggattggtcaagtatggtacaaacaaacttATAAAATTATTACAATGTATATCTTTATAAAGTTTCATTCTTGTTTATGAGTTTGtttgatttatatttatattttattaaacttgtgtggttagggatttgAGAGTGATGTAGGCctatgatgaagatgatgcatTGCCTGAAACACAAGTTAAATTTCAGGCAGATGATCCTATTAAGGAAGATGAAGTGGCTAAAGATATTGTAGTTGTTGCACATTCGAACGTACCTGTTTCACCTATAGAACCTATATTACGTACTCCTACATCCAAATCAATGGAAAACAACATTGAAAAGAACATGTGTAGTGTGAAGACGGGAAGTGATCAATTTGAAGCACCTACATGGGATATAATTACAAGTCAATTCAAATCCCCACTGAAAATATTTGGACAGGTACACTATAATGACATGGATGGAAAGGAAAACATAGATCAACTCCATGCTGAAAAAGAAATTCTAAAGGAGTTGGATGCGATGAATGTTAAGCGTGAACAAGCTGAAGTAGAAGCTATTCTGTTGAGCGAGGCATTGGCTGCAACTGAAACTGAATTGGAGGAAGCTCATAAACAAATCAGTGTCTTACTTGAAGAGGtcgataaaaaaaaaccatcttcGAAAATAGCTTCCATAAtcaaaagagtgaaaagaagaCAGGTACGAAAGGTACTTAGAAAAGCGGACTTCGAatatgcaaatacaaaaaaaagatCTGGCAAAAAAAGGAAACATGTGGAACAAAAAAGTTCTGGTGTTGTTGAATCAATGAGGAAAGTTGGTGACGTACCTTATGAAAAtgcaaagaaaggaaagaagatGAAACAAATTGGGGGTTGATAGATGTCAGGAATCGGTTCAATTGGAAAAGAATATGAAGACTTATAGTAATCAGCTGTGAAATAGTCTTCAATGTAATCATAAGGATTGCCATCGTTGTGCATGATAGCTGCAACTGCGTGTGAGCAAGGGAAACCTTTAATCTGCCACTGACAACATGAACAATACCATTTTTCCAAGTCCACCATCACCAAGTCATCGCTACGTACTTCAAATACAAACTCGCTTGACCGGCTAATGTGCCAAGGTCTTCCCACCTTCAATAACTTATCCAACTGGTTTTCCATTTCGGGGCATAAATAAGAGTTCCATTTCTCTGCAGCAATACGTCTCTCAGCATTCATCACCATCAATTTAACTCTTATGCTTTCTACCAATTGGAATATTGGTAATAATCATTCTTTCCTAATCCAAGAATTGAATGACTCGGCAACATTTGACCACATTTCACCGtacctgcaaaaaaaaaaaagtcaatcaAAACACTACATAATCCTGACATTATGTTGTTCCATAACCAAGATTTCATACCAACTGAAAACTCCTAAAAAATATATTGTTGAATGAAAGCATAATAAGAGAAGGAATAAAAATGAGGAAAATGAATAGTGGTAGGACGGCAAGTCTTAAACCAAATCATGTACACAAGCACCTCTGTAATTAAAACTCAACATAACAATTGTACCTGGCACCTAAAAAGAATGTATCTGAATAGTTCTCTTTGGGCAAGTCCTccaaaaatttgtcaattaGTTCACCACCCTTTTTTCTCAGAATCTGCAAGTTTACGTCGAACACTTCTGGAGTGGATGAATAAGCACAATTCTTGAATAATTGGACCATTTTCTTACGAAAATTTTTCCCAAAGCCAATAGGATATGTGTGGTCTTAATATTCTTTTCTATGTGGTAAATACAAAATCCATGTGGAGAAGTAGGGAAAACATTTGCCACAGATTGAAGCAATCCTTTGTGCCGGTCCAATATGAATGTAATGGTACGGTCATCTTCAAATAATACGGTAGATAAGTTCATCAAAAACCAAGTCCAGTTagcctcatcttcaacatcaacCAAAGCAAATGCAAGAGGGAAAAAACCTAtacaaatgaaaaatacaaCAGAATTAATTACAGCATGAtgttaattaacacacaaaaatatataaacatctTTACATGCATACCTTGGTTACCATTTTTCCCTGTCGCACCAAGCAAAGTGCCTTTGTACTTGTTTTTCACAAACGTACCATCCAAAAATAATAAGGGTCTACAATAATTAAACCCCTCAATAGAACCTCTAAAAGCAATAAATAGATGACGAAAGTGGGAGGTGTTTGGGTCGCACTCCAACACACAATGGGATCCAGGATTACTTTTACGGATCTCTTCCACATACCAACCTAACTTTTGGTAAGATAGAACGTCATCACCATGAACCATTGTCATCACCATCTCTTTTCCGTACCAAGCATTGTAATAGGAAACATCCAAACCGTAATTCTTTTTGAAATCATCAACTATCTGAATTGGTTTAATGTGTGGATTGGACCGAAGTTGCTCAACCAGTATGGAACACACAATCTTTGAGGTCATCATCCCACTTTTACGTTCTCGAATGCGACCAATGCATATGTGCTGATTATTTAATCTCCAGATAATAAAATGGCCATTAGCACTACATATAGATGCATGAACACGCCACGGACAACCTTCAATATCTTTCTTAATGCAAGAAGCTGTTATCCTTTTATGCTCATTTGCAACATAGTCAAATTCAAAACCCATTTCAACAGCATACTTGCATAGTTTAAGCCTGAACTCATCCGCTCCACCCTCATAATCCTGACCAACATGACTAATATAGCTTTTCCAAGGATGCGATAAATACATCTTAGCATTAGGTGTTTtaaatttccccaaaaactCATTCCCATCGGTGTGCATTACACCTTCAGCCAAAAATGGTTCTGTAATACGAATATCTTGACTAGCATTGCCAATTTCATTTGATTCTTTTAAGCTCACCAATATATCAACAAAATATGTGTTCTCCTTCGTTACAGACATGTGCAATACACACACATCCATGTCACATTCCAAAAGACAACATGCGCATCCATTCATAGCATATGTAAGGTTAAATGAACCAACTACCAAACCATTGAACCTTGAGCTAACCTAGTTGCACAATTCAGAAAATGAAGTGTGCTAAAAAACGGGAATAGAAGCAGTAACATCATTATGGATACATCTCCCAACAATAGCTCCTTCCATGAAGTCctacatacaaaaataaattgGAAAACTGAGCTATACACGAGATTACCaaagaaaaatgtaaaattataTATCGATCAATACTGAAAATCTAAATGGACCAGGGAATTCCTATTTAGCGAACTAGCAGAGAAGAAAGCAAAAAACAACCTATTATACAACTTATTTACACCAAAGAAGATATATTAGTGTCCTCTCCATTGTTATTACTTGCTTAATTTTTCtctcatttattttattaaaaattggtgTAAAACATGACTTTCATAAGCCTTACAAGCCCAAGCAAAATGCACACAGCACCAATGCTTATTGGGACATTTCATCGAACATGTGTTGGGCAcctttcaaatcttcaaaaactcaACACAACTTCTTCAATGTGCATCTTTCAGTGTTATAACTTATCAATATAAATGAGCATTAATAACAAAAGGAATAAAAATGAGGAAAAGGAATAGTGGTAGGTCGGCAAGTCTTAAACCAAATCATGCACAGAAGCACCTCttcattaaaactcaacatAACAATTGTACCTGGCATCAGAATAGTTATCTGAAACCCACAACAAAATAACCAATCCAAATCCCTTTTCGAACCCAGACTAAAATCGACAAAACTACAAAAAAGCATTAACTTTACGATAATTATCTGAAATCCCATTAAGCATATTTATATCTAAACAACAATATATCACAATTACTATAACCGTGCTATATGTATTTATCACAACATACCACAGATAACAAGGTAGACGTTGTAGAGAATCTCGATAAACCTCCTGAACGTACAAGCCTCAATCCTCTGAAAATAGAGAATACGTCTAATTATCTCACAAGatatcaatataaaatagtGAAAACACCCACCAATTGAAATGGATGATgccattcaaaattcaaaaatgagGATCACAGAATTCAAACGTGGGAGAAGAAACAATACGCTCAAACATGGGAGAAGAAAACGGCTTCCTAAAGAATAGGCACGTACAGAAATATATCTACATAAAATGATATATATGGAATTtaataattaacatattaaattaAGAAAACAGAATAATGACTTGTAatctaaataaatataaaaatgctGACATGGCTATTGTTTAGGCATCCTAATCAAATTTTGTATTAGAACCAATGTTTAATCTAAAGAGTATTAGAAAAGTGAAGGGGATTCTAATTTTCCCCATTTTTTAATTCAGTTGTTGTTGGGCAATATTAGAGGGTTCATTCAGTTGTTGGAATCATATTGCATGTAAATATAGTCGGTTTGGTGAGGTCAAAGAGGACATTTACTTGCTTTTatcttttctattttgtttAGAATTGAATATAAATTAAAGCAGTTTAAAATATATAGAGAGCTATTAGATTCACACCATTATTCTATTTTTTCATTTACATTATAATTCCACCcactataaaaaatttaaaaattaaaatagtatTTCCCCATccactattattcctaaaataacctcTAATATACATATACAATTATAAACTTGTCTCTTAGAAAAATCAAACGCCAATCTTGAAAGACAAATCAAAGATATTTGCGTGTTGTCTTTCAAATTCAGATATGGGTTCAAGGAACTGGGATTGTTGTTTTTTCAAGTACTACTTTTCTGTGGAGAATGGATTTGGGTGTTCCTCCTCCATGATTCAAATTGCAAAGGTCCTTTTTATGAATAtttataaaggaaaactaattaaaaatgtttgaaaattttgagttttaacgataaggacaaaataaagggtaaaatgaatagtactaggattgactttttagtataaaaatatggtttttcattaaaatgaatagtaccataagtttttcgttaaagttccatttttctAAATTCCGTTTTGTGGAATTGGTTCAAttaatttggaattttttttttctcaatttttggaCAACAGCTCTAGGCTCTACGCTCCTCACTCAACTTTTGCCTTCTTTGGGTTTCTTATTCAGTGAACTGATTGTCACCCTGCTCATGCTAGACCTTTGGAATAGTGACCCCTCCATCACAACCAAAATCGAATTACAAACCATAACATGAATCTAATTTGGACAAGGAAATTCAAGGAGTGATATATGGCTAACATGGAATCCCTCCACTTAAAGAATATGTATATTACCTTTTAAGGTCTTTATCTGTCATTTTATAGATGGACAAACtgatatttaaaaaatttcattaagaAGTGGGTGGGGGATAAGACACTGAGGTGAGAATAACAACACTCAATATACATGTCATTAATTAAAGTAGTTCAAAATATTTATCGCGTTGttcggaaaagaaaaaaacttcaaCTAGGGTGCATGTGAGATTGCTTCTCATGCTTGAACTGAAAAAACTTTGATGACTTCCTAGATTTGTAACTTTCACTTAAATAACTtctataaaaattattttcctttaattagaagagaatgctttgaattgtattaTGTTCTTCTCAATAAGAGGTACTTATAGGTTTACAACCCTAACATAAATGGAAAGAGAACTAATTACAAGTGATTACATGAGAATACACAGAATTACAATCAATTAGGGatcctacctaaaatacaaaAGTCAACACTCTTCCTCAATTTGGTGCATATATGTCGCTTATACCCAACTTGTGtaagaaacttgaaaacttgtGACTTGAAACAGCTTTTGTGAGGATATCTGCCAACTGATCTTCTGTTCTTATCGTCggtacttcaattattttcccttccaatttttctttgataAAGAACCTGTCAACttcaacatgctttgttctaTCATGTTGTACCGGATTATGTGCGATGTCACGGGTagctttattatcacaaaataatttcatgggCTGATCATATTGTATACCCAAATCGCTTAACAGAAGCTTAAGccacaaaatttcacaaattcctAAAGCCATACCTCTGTATTCGACTTCTGCATTGGAACGGGCAACCACATTctgtttcttacttctccatgtAACCAAGTTACCCCCAACAAACGTAAAGTAACCTGATGTTGAGTACCTATCGTCAATTGAGCCTGCCCAGTTTGCATCAGTATAACCTTCAACGCTAAAGTGATTATTccttttaaacaaaattccttTGCCCGGACTTCCCTTCAAATATCGCAATATTCTCATCACGGCATTCATATGTTGTTCTCTAGGATCATGCATGTATTGACTCACTACACTAAAGGCATAAGCAAGGTCTGGTCTTGTGTGTGCCAAATACATCAAACGGCttactaacctttggtatctTCCTTTGTCAACTGGTACTTGATTAGAATTAACACTAAGTTTCAATCCTTCTTCTAATGGTGTAGCTACTGGCTAACAAGCTGACATGCCAGTTTTgtgcaacaaatcaataatatacttcCTCTTAGACAAGAAAATTCCAGAACTGCTTCTCGACACCTCaatcattaaaaaatatttcaggGATGCAAtgtccttcatttcaaattctgtCTTTTCaggaacaaagtatgatcggaGTTACTTTGTCTGTAACCAAATGCACTTATAGATTTTATGAATCTTCCAAACCATGCTCGaagagattgcttcaagccatacaaggatttcttcaacttgcacacctttcttttgtatttatctagagCATTACATCCAGGTGGAAGATCCATTTAAATCTCTTCTGTCAAATCTCCATGTaagaaagcattcttcacatcaaaCTGCTGTAAAGGCCAATCAAGATTTGCAGCCAAGGACAACGAAACACGAACGGTGTTGATCTAGGCCACATAAGCAAATGTATCTGTATAGTCAATTCCATATTTTTGCGTTTATCCTTTTGCTACCAGTCTTGCCTTGAAGCGATCCACTGTCCCATCAGCTTTATACTTCACAGTATAAACCTATTTACACCCTACATGTTTCTTATCAGCTGGCAAGTCTGTGATCTCCCaggtagcattcttcttcaaagacTTTAACTCTTCATTCATTGCTTCTTACCAACATGAATCAGCTAAAGCCTCCTGCACATTGTTAGGAATAGATACAGTAGATAATTGATACACAAATGACTTATCTGATTCTGACAGGTGACTTGTCGACACATAATTAATTGATGGTATAACACATTGGATTTAGGGTTAGGCTTATTCATTGGATACCTAGTTTTGCATTTAGGGTCAGCTTCATAAGTAGGTTTAGGAATACCTCAATTTACACTGTCAGGGAGGCAacgtggtggtggtgcatccGGGATCAAAGGCAATTGATTATGGTTATTGGGGCTCAAAGGCGGTGAAATCGATTGTGAGGTAGTTGGCGACACAGGGTTGTCTGATGGTGAAGAAACTGGCAGTGAGCTGTCAGGCAGAGATGAAGCTGTGAGTTATCTGGTGTAGTTAACTTGTTACTTTCAAAGTTTTCATCATTGTTTCCATGTGAATGATCATCACTTGTCTCCAAGACATCACCACTTAAATCTAAATCATTCATACTATCTGTCTTCGGAATAGTATAGTCAAGagtttgaacttttgtttgattcTCCCCCTGAAGTGAAGACTCAGGACTGGCAAAGTACATATCATTCTCATGAAAGGCAACATCGAGTGACAAACAACTTTTTCATCGGATGGTGATAACAATGATGTCCCTTCTGATTTGAGGCATACCCCATAAACACACACCGTAAGGCCCGAGGTTCAAGCTTACTCCTCTACTATTTATGAAGATAAACGAATGCCACACAGCCAAACACATGAGGTGGAAGATTGGGGACTGCAAGAGCATCAACGTGTGAGGAGAGAGCCTGAAGTGGTGTTTGAAAATCAACAAATTGGGATGGAACACAATTAATGAGATACGTAGCTGTTGTGGAGTTTATGGGCACGTGGTTTGATGAACAATGCCATGATGATCAAGAAAGGCACAAAGGTCAGAGTTAacatattcaccaccattatcattCCTGAGAACCTGTATGTGGGACTTATATTGTACTTGTACCATTTTATAAAACTGCTGAAACAAAGAATGAACTTCACTTTCGGACTTCATTAAACATACCCAAGTCATACGtgtgcaatcatcaataaaagtaacaaactaaTGAGCACCACCAAACGTAGTAGTTTTAGATGGcccccaaacatcagaatgaatTATCATAAATGGAACTGAACTTTTATTCATACTGGATGGAAATGAAGTACAATGACTTTTAGCCAtttcacaaacaccacatttaaagCTAGAAACGTCATGTTTAACAAATAGGCTAGGAAACAACCTTCGTAAATAGCCGAAAGAAGCATGTCTAAGTCGACGATgcctgatgcgaaatatataagcacacaaattaaaccctcttttatctattgtagtaaagtatgtaagtagggatcgttctaggccggggattaggagggattgctaaatcacttggaaactgacttgaaaacgtaaaaacaaagtttaaaacactaaactagactcaaagaatgcaaaactatactttaaaacactaaaacaaaccaaaagactcaaaacagcacctaaacactcaaaactgccttaaaaacacaatctgggcagttttgaacactaatgaagaatttgaacgaaaatatgttataacttgactcaagacacttaaaaacacaaactaaattgatttctaactaatatgactcaacaaaataaagggggattgattttagacgaatttgaaaacaaaacaagaactttgtaaaacaaaataggTTTTAAAACGAGATTGATCAAATTGAATGGATgagaagctagctaaggggttcttctccacacatgttatacttgcatacaaaatgatttccaattgctcttcgacaaaccatgaatactcaacgccccaaattaaccgtgaattgcactaattaaccctcagttttttcacaagttattaggttggatgattgcatacgacaacccaaaacattccctacaagttccctacctgaattgcataatagagatacatgcaagaatcattaagttctatgaaaaacataagcattgacgaggcactcgttactatgaattgcatgaaacttatgccaagaatttacttaacacgattgtgatcaacaacctttactacttatgaatataagttcataacgattaggtgaaacttccttatatcctagcatcaaacttatgcatgaaaattaagcgtgcactctcaaccaacatacacaaattagttttaattcatagagataagtacattaaattcacaattcatgaaacgcaattggaagtaatcaaatcatatagcaagcataaacatggttttgaatcccccctagccaaggggggtttagttcctcatactcgcaaatacacaaagataacttaatttaaacattgaaatcaaagatagaaaacacctagaaacgctccaacactcccaaggcttgggcataggcacggcacaagatgttccttctctttccttccttgcaagcagcggcactagaggttttggacggttttgggtggtttttatggtgtagaatggatggggaatggtatggaaaggtttaggattgatgggtggtgtggctaggggtcgTTTTTGTCTGAAATTAGAGAGAATGATGGTGGAGAACTCACGGCAAAGATGGATCAAAAACTGTTctgttgatgaatatgggaggtggtatttataggcttgagagaggaccactccatttcctttgcatgtgcagcttgtgtgggtgtgtgttgtcatgtttcccctttacatttacacacacattttctgccatgttttcctttacatttacacacacatgcttcatcatttcaaccacaaaacacacacaattcctacccatgtgtgtgtgtttcctttgcccatgtgtgtgtgtttcctttgcccatgtgttgcctttctctttttattagccaaatctgcttagcccttttctaacctttcagtgttacaatgcccataacttcttctagaaaaatgagattaacaatccgtaaattgctccagaaaatagacatccgtagctttccacgcatataaggctcattctctcattcattctgagctgtttgtaacattcttccaaagtcagataatctgcacaggcagttttgacgaatttgttacttaataattcacttgtgctacttttcttttctttgcttgataaatcacacaaaacacaaaaacatagtaaatagctcaaaaatataaggaactaactaagaaaagacaagtgaattttatgtaaaatatatataaatatgagcttatcaatgCCACAACCAAACCTCCGAAGATTTATCCCTCTCCCTATGAGATCCTTCAACGGCAAGAGCTTGAGTTAAATTTCAAGAACTATTCGATGCCAACTCCAAGTAGTAGAGTTTTCCCCTCCGaataccataaccaatcgtcTTATGAGTCCAAatgtccttaaaaacacaaaaggaaggccAAAAAATAACAAGGCAATGTAGGGTGACATTTATTTGAACAACAGATAATAAATTATAGTCAAGGGAAGGAACAACAAGTACGGAGTCAAGATTCAGGGTATCAGAGAGGGAGACATCGCCTTCCCCAATAATGGGGACAACAATACCATTGGCAACACTAAGTATAGTATTGGTGGATGGTTTTAGGGTTTGGACCTGTCTAGAATTGCAAGTCATATGTTCAGTAGCACcagaatcaattatccatgtaCTATTCATAACAGATGCAGAAATTTTTAAAGTCATACCATCATTACTTGTATGATCAGAATATGCCTTAGCTTCGGCAACCAATGCAAGCGACTTGAATCGGTCACAATTGATCCTACTCTCCTGTTCGGTTTAATCAGATCGATGCATAGTGAGTACGTGATGCAGCAGTGGGTTGTGAGTGGATGTAGGGATCGGTTCAGTGAGCTCCGATCAACAACGACGGTGTCGCTCGCTGGTTGGACGGCACGGTACACAACTGGATGCACGGTGGTCTTCGATGGACTCTGATCAGCAATGACAGCGTCGCTCGCTGGTTTCACAGTGCGCGACACAATAGGCTGCATGGCGATTTCTGTTCTCCGGACAAATtgcaataataataattttattatttttcttaaccTGGCTCTAGTGccaagaagagaatgctttCAATTGTATTATATTCTTCTCAAAAAGAGGTACTTATAGGTTTACAACCCTAACATAAATGGAAAGAGAACTAATTACAAGTGATTACATGAGAATACACGGAATTACAATCAATTAGGGatcctacctaaaatacaaaAGTCAACATAATTTACTGTTATTAGCAAACATTTTAACTACTTTCCAAAGGtattttgattacttttaaaaCATGATTGGTAAGTGATTATGTGCACAATTTTGAATTATAATTGACAAAACAATgacttttcaaattttaaaggtAAACCATGGCAATTTGGTGAAGCTAGAGGGCTTCTGCATAGACCAGGAGGATGATTCTTGCTATCTAATTTACGAGTATGTCGAAAATGGTTCTCTTTATTCATGGTTACATCATAACCAGAGTGAAAAATTGAGTTGGAAGACAAGGCTGCGAGTTGCTATACACTAGGCCGAGGGTTGTGCACAAAGACATCAAAAGCAGCAATATTCTATTAGATTCGAACATGAGAGCGAAAATAGCAAATTTTGGGCTCGCAAAAACCGGTTGCAATGCCATAACAATGCACATTGTTGGAACTCAAGGTTACATTGCACCCGAGTATCTAGCTGACGGGGTGGTGTCGACGAAAATGGATGTTTTCTCTTTTGGGGTGGTTTTATTAGAGGTTGTTTCGGGGAAGGAGGCGATTGATGAAGATGGAAATGTTTTGTGGGCAAGTGCTGGTAGTATTTTGGAAGGAAATGAGGAAGATAAGGCAAGGAAACTCAGGGAGTGGGTGGACAGTGAACTTGTCTTGGAGTCGTTCTCAATGGAGAGCATAGTGAATGTTGTGACTGTTGTCATTGCTTGTGTGCATAAAGATCCTTCAAAAAGGCCAACCATGGTGGATATTGTCTATGCCTTGTGTAAGAGTGATGATTTGTTTTTTGACATCTCCGATGATGGATCATCGACTCCCCCAATCAAAGCAAGATGAACAGCGATGAActaagttttgttttttcttttggcttttATTTCATTTAGGAAAGACAAAGGTTATAGTCGAATTCTTATTGTGAACGTGAGGGTAAGTGATAGTTTTACTCTTTAGAGCTATTGCCTAAGTAATTATTATGTACCTGTAAATAATATTATGTATCTGGCTTTTATTTCATCTTTCGTGCACAGTCTGTGATTTCAGAAATAAAGTGATATCTGGGTTTTCAAAATCGTAGCGAGTCTTGAAATCGTAGGGTGATTTGAACGCAATTGGTTAATGGGTTCTTGCTTGTTCAATCCTACTCGTCAATGAAAAATTCAGCAAGGTGATATATTTGGAGTTTGTGTATGATTTCATTCTGAATTCTTGGTTCAATTTCACTTTCTTGAGGATTTGTCCGTGTGAAttcttggttcattttgaaTTATGCAAAATATGGAATTGTTCTTTCTAGTTAATTTTTTGAAGTAGTGTACTCTAAAATTTTTTCCATTTTGCTTGGGAAGTGAAAGTTGTGGCACGAAAccattaattttttgaaatctGTGTGCTTTCTCCGTCGCTTCTTCTGATTTTCTGGATTCATGATTAGGTTAGTGATGCAAGTAGATATCCGTGGTAATTTC is a window from the Malus domestica chromosome 16, GDT2T_hap1 genome containing:
- the LOC114822343 gene encoding uncharacterized protein; this encodes MNGCACCLLECDMDVCVLHMSVTKENTYFVDILVSLKESNEIGNASQDIRITEPFLAEGVMHTDGNEFLGKFKTPNAKMYLSHPWKSYISHVGQDYEGGADEFRLKLCKYAVEMGFEFDYVANEHKRITASCIKKDIEGCPWRVHASICSANGHFIIWRLNNQHICIGRIRERKSGMMTSKIVCSILVEQLRSNPHIKPIQIVDDFKKNYGLDVSYYNAWYGKEMVMTMVHGDDVLSYQKLGWYVEEIRKSNPGSHCVLECDPNTSHFRHLFIAFRGSIEGFNYCRPLLFLDGTFVKNKYKGTLLGATGKNGNQGFFPLAFALVDVEDEANWTWFLMNLSTVLFEDDRTITFILDRHKGLLQSVANVFPTSPHGFCIYHIEKNIKTTHILLALGKIFVRKWSNYSRIVLIHPLQKCST
- the LOC139193029 gene encoding protein LYK5-like; translated protein: MRAKIANFGLAKTGCNAITMHIVGTQGYIAPEYLADGVVSTKMDVFSFGVVLLEVVSGKEAIDEDGNVLWASAGSILEGNEEDKARKLREWVDSELVLESFSMESIVNVVTVVIACVHKDPSKRPTMVDIVYALCKSDDLFFDISDDGSSTPPIKAR